In the Hermetia illucens chromosome 1, iHerIll2.2.curated.20191125, whole genome shotgun sequence genome, tttGTAAGTGTGGCGGAATGACAAGTGTTATTGCGACTGGCTGCCCCGAACTCCGATCCGCACTTAAAGCTACAGACAGGGTGACGTGAGTTTTGGATTACGccggacgttttcgtggcgattcgctTTGACTGACATTAGCACTCCCATTTTAGGTGCAGACTTCCGGCGTCACTATGGCTTACAGGTCCAGGGTATATGTAGGCCTTCAATAACTGTTGGTCATCCCCATTCCATAtgatccctaagccaaatggaaAATGGAAGCCTTGTGCAGATTACAggggtctgaatgctcagacaatttcCGACCGATACCCTACTCCCCCCATCCATGATTTCGCGTATTCATTGACAAACTACGGTATTTGCACGACCTTTGATCTGGCCAAGGCGTGTCATCAAATCTCAGTAGCTCTCGAAGCTATACCGGAAacggctatttgcacacctCTCGAAATCTTTGAGTTTACCAGGGTGACATTTGGCTTATGCAACGCAGTGCAGAGATTCATCCATTCTGTCCTATGAAACTGAAACTTAAACTTTtatttcgtctacatggatgatcgCCTCTTCTTCCTAATCTGAGGATTTCGAGCATCTCTAGAGCACTTTTCAACATCCCCTTGAGGTCAGGCTCGTTCTAAACGTTGGAAAATGTAAATTCATCCAGAATGAGATGAAATTTTTTAGCGACATGATCACCCCTGGCAGAATTTAATCAGACCTAGACATggttgaagcgatcaaaaactTTCTCCTATGACCTACGGTAAAGAATAGGTGAAGGTTCTTGGGTAGGGTATACTGCTATTGTCATTTCCtgtccaaggccgctcatcactaAGCAATTCTCAACGCTTACGCCCCAAAACAAAACTCCTGCAAGGTTTTGTGATCTACCCAGGTCGTGTAGGCATTTGAAACTGTTAAACAACAGTTTGTTGATGCCACccttctggcatttcctcggcTAGATGCACACTAGGTgtttgtcgatgcctcagatacagcggtatGCGTCACTCTTCACCAACCGGTGAATCCagcctggcaaccgttgagcttttttttctctcaactccacccagctcaacgtaactactGCGCCTACGATCATGAACTACTCGCCGCCTACCTCTCTGTTAAATACTTCCATTTCACTGtgctcacggaccacaagccctttACGTCCGCGGTTACACAAAAGCCCTTTAAAGCATCTCTTCGCCAACTTCGACAACTGAGTTTTATCAGCTcgtttacttccgacatccaacacgtgtctggaaaagacaacatcgttgcggacgctttgtctcgaatttcggaGGCTACAGTCcacgccgcggtcgattatacggcaattagCAACGTGCGGAAAGACGACACGGAGCTTCATAGACTGAAGACAAACACTAAATACACGTTCAAGGAGTTCCCTAATTTCCactcaaactcctacttactctgcgaaACCTCAGACATCTactccggccgattttcgcaaggaagtatttcgcGCAATACACGATCTTACGCACTCGTGCATCAGGACGACGTACCGGCTATTCAcccgaaaatacttctggccgtccatgaacaaggaggtAAACTCTctcaacaagcacgtaagaaaggaagtaggcgtattccctcggtcaaccaagcgcttccacaccatccacctccACGTTATTGGCCTTTCCGAGATTtgcacggatacaagtattgtCTCACTCTCATCGACAAGTTTATGCGGTGGCCttaagcaatacctctgactgacattactgcacagtcacgtgccgAGACCCTCTGTCGAAAATGAATCCCACACTTTGGTATACCAGTCGTAgtcatcacagaccagggaatgcaatttgagtctactcttttctcggagttagacaAGCTCGTGGGTTTCAAATACCACAGGACCACTGTATACCTTCCGCAGTCCAataggatgctggaacgttaaCACCGGACGCTAGGGGCTCGTGACGACCCGTCGTAGTTGCagttcttgcctttcgtcctcctcggcctcgagaggagttcacggccagccccaCGGAGGTGGTTATTGGGAGAATCTGCGGCTCCGCGCCAACTCTGTTCTGGATATCAGAGTGGGGTTAAGCGACTCCGGCATGCTGCATTTGCTGAGGGACGCGGTTTCCAGACTGAGGCCGAGGAACCTCGAGACCTGTTCGGTGGTCTTCATTAGGGTGGGCGCACCTGGGAGGCCGCTGCATACTCTATATGAGGGCCCCTTTAAAATTCCTTTAACCTCGACGTCCGTCTCGTTGTCGAGACTGAGAGCTTTCGCCGAACCGGAAGACGCTCCAAAATAGCGTCCGCCAAGTGTCATGTTCACCCAATAACACTATTAGGGGGATCACGTCCTTGAATCCCCCGCTGAACGCACGCGTTTTCAGCTGGTTACGGAGTGATATGGTGGTAAAGCGCAGATGTGAACCACTTACTTACAAGTCATAGACCGAATTGCATTGTTGAGCCAttaaagaggaagaagaaatagTATAGATGCCTTGTAGGAAGGCTACATAAAGCCAGCAATTCTTAATAAGTGGGGGTCCTCTATAGACGGAATAGCCGCCTATCGTAATGATCATTTCATAATGATCTATGACAAGATAAAGAGTTGCTTTCGCACCCCATGCTTCAAATTTTGTAAGACTCTTTTGGTTCCGCCATGGATGTAGAATGTTCGGTCGGAATATAAGTGCCTGTGTACTATCATATGAGAAGATAGGTCTTCTTTTTGGTGGGGGCAAGTTCGAGAAGCTGGCAACTTATCGTGTCCACGCTTGTCAAGTATTTGCGGCAAACTCCGTAGTGAGATAGTGACCAATTTAGCTGGTAACTACAGTCTTGCCCGTGACGATTAATTCATATATTTATGATTGAAATTAGCTTTTGTTTCCACCGGCCTTTCGTTGAGATATTCCATCGGGTCCGTTATATGACCATTAATGTTGCCCTTGGTTTCCTTGTCCTTGATCATTTTCCCATCGTCTTGGGTTGCCGCTCTCCTGGTGTCACATTTCTTCAGCCAAAATACCTACAGGGGACACACCTGCAATGACTAACGCTGCGTAATCTGATATTTTTCGACATTCGCTAattcttctatttcttcagcctttgtcccgttcacaagcggggtcggctcgtagtGATCGGTGTTTCCATTTGgtactatcaaaagcctgatctggacgcaatcatgaggcttttaaatcctcatctagCGTACtacgccaccgttgtttcggttggccttttggtcgcctaccatcgacttcgacgttcaaaccaaccttggcaaatgaattttcgttagcgcgaattacgtaaccatagcATCggagacgcttctctcgcagttttccagCCCAATGTCGATTACGGATATgctcattccggatgtgatcaaaacgtgtcacgcaacattttcgtctctattaccgcaagagaccgttcattgtcttgtatagttaGCCGACACACAGAAGCATAGAGAACgagattgcggtaaattttagatttgagactttcgttgacacgtcgatcacaatgaacaccagttgtggaacgccacttcatccaggttgcattaacgggtgaagcaatttcataacgcagttctccattggctgatagcgttgacccgaggtatttaaatcggtcagttctcTGCAGGTGACTGCCGCTGGAACTGATTGTGCCTGTCTGATAGAGATCGGTCCTCAAAAGTTGAGTTTtagtcagattcaatctgagaaagTGTTGCATGGGGAgatcactccatttttggacaaggtgTTCGAAAGGAAAACGTCATCTGCgtaaaacagtgtatagggtgctggacgttgaatgtataacaagaagaaagaggaggcacgaagcggtttcgatacacTTTGCTTTTCGGATCGCGGCAGAGCAATTgcacccagtgcacgagttcttctgtgttgtcgtagagcatacgagatgagttcatgtggccaaacgctttctctagatctagaaatacAACGTAAAGTAGGCGACGCTTCTCACGCTGTTTCTTTATGAGTAACCGTACTGCGTGTATTgcttcagtagttccacagttcttcacAAATCTGGCTTTATACACGGTTATTTGAAGGATTTCTGATTTTGGGAAtgcagttgtcaagaatgtgttcaaaaatcttcatgttatggtatgctggactacctttctttttccatattggaattcactgagctttccagagctcagatgccatTTCCtattgctttcctcgatttcaaccTAATAAAACTGGGCAAACAATAGTTCTAAATTCTTATAAGTATGGCACCTACAAGTTAAGAAGATTGGTATTGATGCTATCCTCATTCATACATTTTTCGACACTCCCGAAATTGTACTTGGCAATGCAAGTTAAGAGAATTGTCAGCTCACCTATTGCTCTTctaaaactgtttgaataagATTTTTAATCTTATGAAATAAAAGCAGATGTAACTTGCTCAatcaaaatatttgaagaaaaagtcaTTAGTCAGAAAGTCCATTAGCCATTAACTCATTTAGCTACTCTTATTCATACAAAGAATCATCAGAACAGTGTATACCCCATTTTGGATGTCAAAAGTCTCTGGAACTTCTATAATAGTTTCATGCAAGTGTTCCAGCTGCTGCATGAGCCAATCCCAGGGGGTTTAAAGTTTAGAGAGAAATCTGCCCCTAAAGTGGAGTTTATCAAGGGTGCACTTTATCATAGATGATGAAATTCCGCATTTACAGcttcaaaaatagaaaatagaagTTTTGAATTGGAGAAAGTACAATAACAAAACACAATTAATACAAAACATTCTCTTCCACTAAATAAAAAGTATCTATTTATTTACAATGATTCCTTGAGACAGTGTTGTTGCAGTCGATGATTATGATTCTATACAGTTCCTGGAGCTGGATGAACATTGATAGCAGCAGCAGAGTGAGCATGTCCGGCCAAAGGAGCAACATGAACGGCACCACGGGTCTTAGCTACATAGCTACCTTCATGGCCCCATGCTCCGTGAACAGCTGGGACAACAGCGGCATGAGCAGTAACAGCAGCTGGAGCAGCCCATGCAGCATGACCGGCCCAAGGTCCATGATCACCCCAAGCACCTTCATGCCATTGACCATCATCCCAAGCACCTTCACCAGCCCAATGACCATTATCCCATTGGGAGTTCCATGAACGTCCATCCCAGGTTCCAGCTGCTGCATGTGCTGGAGCATAAACACCATGTCCCCATGGTCCCCACGCAACTGCGGATGCTTCAATTCCAAGGGCTACAGCCAACAAGACTACGACTACTGCGAACTGaaaggaaaaatgaaatttgattttaatttgtcGTTCGGGAGTTATCCGAGTATCTTAATTTGAGTGATTTATCCACAGAATATTTTAGTTTACTTACTTTCATGTTGATAGTTTGATTGGCAAGTtctaattgataaatttgaaaaatcggtGCAGGTTTATATAGTACTAccacctatagaggtatttcaAGTACAATTTAATCGATTAACGAAAAGAAATAAATCTATTTACGCACATAATCGAAAAGTGAAAGTAGTTTCCTTGCCACCATTTTCAAATACCATATACTTCCTAATCTGTGTTGTGTAATACCTATCTAGCTGAACCAACACACATACATGTGTGTATAGAAGATATGAATATTAATCTGGAATGTTCAGTGCTTTGTACAATTGAAGAATAGTGAGAATTTGATATATAGAGATAGTATTATCGTAAGTTTATTCAGGTTGCAAGCggaaataaatataaacaatttcAGTTGGTGTTTAATTGACTGCCGAAAAAGGGGTAAGTAAGTATGTAAGGAAATACATAATTTGCCAAGCCAATTCACAGTATTAGAATAGAAATTTTTGAAACCCGTTTTTAAAGATATTTCGTTCCAGAACTGTTGAGTTTGGATTAAATTCCGCTAATTTGAGGGAAATTTTCATTGCCAAAGGACCTATATCTTAAAGTTATTACATATGATCCTTAGGAAGCAGACATGAAAAATGCGTAAGTATACCATTCAAATAAACCTTTCCAAAGAAATAGATAAAATCTCTATGCATTCAATTCGAATAGCTTAAACCACAGAATGTTTACTACCTAACTTAGGTTAGAAATGCGATGGTGAATATGTACAATATAACCTAAATGCAGAGTTCAGCGCACTATCCACACTATCCATTGATTCTGCCAGCTCTATTAATAGTAAATTTCtggaaaaaattgcaccctgCAGTAGGAATGTAAGCTTCGTTCCCATTGTTCGAGTAtttctgtttaaataaaatgaatCTTTGATACGTGTTAAAATACTCATTGTGGATTATGTGATTCTTTTATCTTATCTTTATCTCTTATTAAAAATTCAGACGAACTGTCAGTTACTTCATAAAGCTTTTTTCAGACACACTTATCGGGCTTGCTAGAGAGTTGTAACTGCTACTGGGAAAGGCCTTCACCCTACGTTGAGCCGTGACTTTGCAGGTACATGTTCTGCATCTATGTTGGCCTTAGAGGTGATCTACTATACTTACGTCATGACATTATCGTGGTGGGCGAGCGACGAGTCCTGCCATCAATTTGTGCAGACAAAGAAATACGAGTATGCACATGTGCATTTAGAAAATAAATATCAGATTACCCTTTTTGTTTCGGTCTTTTAGAAGACAAACTAGATTCgcaatttttgaagaaaatatgtGAAATAGTATGTAGTCTAAGTTCAGTAGTTGTATAGCCGAAATAAATTGCCTTACCGCAAGAACACGTAATTGGAGCAGTCGGCGCTCGAAAAGTATATTTGGAACCGTGTTAACTTTTTTCATATTAGTTTTTAAAGGTGGGGTGGATACAGGATCTTTTGGAGGCCTTGCCCCACATCGACAAACATCCAAGAAAATGAACAAACATCAGATTCATTACAGGAAGTAACTGACCCATCATTTACAGGAGAGCAAGCCGATGTTCACCCGTTCATCAATGCAATCCGTGTTATACAACCAGCAATACAAAGTCTTCCAGTGCTGCAAAGATATCTGGTCGCATATCAAATCATCGCAAGATTATCAGGAAAGCCTATTCGAGGTGTTCTATTTGCTAGAGAACCCGCTACATTCGAAGATGCATACCTACATTTCGGTGCTAAATGCTATAAGCAAAATGAGCGTATCCCGCGTAAATACCATAATCAAGTCAATCAAAATCGAGTGACTCATTTGCCAGTTCAAAGTAACTTAGTACATCCATCTAATTTTGTCAGTTAGAGTCAAAACTTTAGTCGGAGGAACGATCTTTATCTTCCTTCAGATGTATCTATGAATACCGCTACAACCACGGGGTCGTCCATGTTTGCTGGGTACGAATTTTCAGTTACCAGCCTCGGAGTTACTAGTTTTCGATTAACGATCGAAAGCAAAGTACTCCGTTGTCTCATAGACACGGGAAGCACGCATTGCATTATGAATGCCAAATATGAAAGCCCGAAAAGACGCTACAAATTGTCAAAATTAACTTTGGTTTCGACACTGCTTTCCCTTCAGAATTTCGTAAAAAATCATCGAATCGGATGGAAATTAAAGGATCTCGCATCCACCTGGTTTGACTGTATCTTTGGCATGTAGCCTCATAGGTACGAAAGTGAGTATCGACTTCGAGTCAAAATCTTTTAGAATTAATAATATTTCATTACCCTTCAACACTGAACACGGTGAAGTATATAACGTACTAGCAGTtcaatgcgaaaatgtattagaGTTATCGCAACGTacgcaaaaagaagaaatttctcTAGAAATACCACTTGAAAAGATTACCAGAAGAAAGTTACTCTCAAGAGGACCAAGAACTTATAGATCATATTAGAAACGAATTTTCCGATATCCAATAACGTTTACGAACGAAATTAAACATGAGTTGAAACTAACTTCTGATAACCCAATATATCAACAAAACTACAGGTACCCATATGCTCTCAAGCCAAATTTTAAACAACAAATCAAAGAAGATTGGGCACAGGGCATTATTCAGCCATCTAAATTTCCTTACAATTCTCCTATTTGGATAGTACTAGGAAAGTGTTGCTAGCACAGGTTAGTTATTGACTacccaaaaataaataatataacaaTTGGGGATAAATATCCCATCCCACAAATTGATGATTTTCTCGGGCAACTAGGTCATGCTAACTATTTGACAAGCCTTGATCTAGCTAAAGGGTTCCACCAAATCGAGATGAAGATCGTCATAAGACCGCATTCTCTATCGACGAAGGCCATTTCGAGTTCACTTGGACGCCATCCGAATTAAAAAATGCCCCAGCAACCTTCCAAAGGTTGATGAATTCAGTGCTCCTGAAAAACGTCAAGAAATTTTGTATTGTTTACATGGACGACATCTTCGTGTATAGTAGCACTCTAGAAGAAGTAGCACTTCCAAAAATATTCTTCAGCAAATCTAAAAATCGAAATGGGAAAAACTCATTTCGTTAAAAAATCAATTGAATTCTTAGGGCATGTCATAACCAAACATGGGATCAAACCAAACTCTAAAAAGTTAGATGCCATTGAAAAATTTCCATTACTTACCACACAGAGACAAATAAAATCTTTTCTAGGCTTAGCTGGATTTTATCGTAAGTTTATTAAAGATTTTTCTAAAATAGCTCCTCCTAtgataaaatatataaagaaaGATAGCAAAACAAAAACATCTGATGAAAAATACATCGAAGCGTTTAAAAAACTGAAATTATGCATATCCGGTATTACAATTTTCTGacttcaataaaattttcactGTCACAACAGATGCTTCGAACATCGCAATAGGAGCAGGTTTATCACAAAACCATACACCAAGAAGCTTCACGTTCAGAACTCTTAATGAAACCGAAACGCGATATTCGACAATAGAGGCAGAGTTGTTACCAATTATATGgatcaaattattttataccGTATATTTGAATTAGTAACGGACTACAAACCTCTAACTTACCTTGAAAACTTAAAAGTTGACAATCTGAGATTACAGAGGTGGAAGCTAAAATTATTGGAGTATGACTTTTCCATAAAACACGTTGTGGAGAGGGCGGTCCTATTTATCTGGCTAGGTTTAGCTCTTCGTCGCTAAGACAATTGCTACTATTTCTTGAAAAATGAATCCGGTTTAAAGTTATCAAAGTGGAGTGATTCGTGCTTGGTGAACGTAATATCAGAAAGGACCCAGGTAACGacctaataattataataatcgttggcgcaccaATTGCTGTTgaaccagggccttgaagtgtgttagagcccttcattcaagatcgaaacggtacactacagtacactgtaggaggcaatctggtcagcattgcactcgcccgagattattacccggaTTTGACACAGGTAATCTTTCAAGGTGAGTCGCctcgtatccgacatccagtcacgataacaaactgCTCTGGcatcaatgagatttgaaccgtgacctctCGCTACGGCagtccagtgctctaaccacttgagccatccggacccgTAAAGACTTAGTATCTGCAAAAATGCTGCAAGAGTTGGCTGAAGTGGCACTTATCCTGCAGACTCAA is a window encoding:
- the LOC119647037 gene encoding adult cuticle protein 1-like, whose product is MKFAVVVVLLAVALGIEASAVAWGPWGHGVYAPAHAAAGTWDGRSWNSQWDNGHWAGEGAWDDGQWHEGAWGDHGPWAGHAAWAAPAAVTAHAAVVPAVHGAWGHEGSYVAKTRGAVHVAPLAGHAHSAAAINVHPAPGTV